One part of the Falsibacillus pallidus genome encodes these proteins:
- the glpX gene encoding class II fructose-bisphosphatase, producing MERSLSMELIRVTEAAALASARWMGRGKKDEADDAATSAMRDVFDTVPMKGTVVIGEGEMDEAPMLYIGEKLGTGYGPRVDVAVDPLEGTNIVASGGWNALAVLAVADHGNLLHAPDMYMDKIAVGPEAVGLIDINASVIDNLKAVAKAKNKGIEDVVATVLNRERHEHIISQLREAGARIKLINDGDVAGAINTAFDHTGVDILFGSGGAPEGVIAAVALKCLGGEIQGKLVPQNDAELQRCKSMGLDVDKVLRMEDLVRGDDAIFAATGVTDGELLRGVQFKGSYGSTHSLVMRAKSGTVRFIDGRHSLKKKPNLVIKP from the coding sequence ATGGAACGAAGTCTATCAATGGAATTGATTCGTGTAACAGAGGCTGCTGCACTTGCTTCCGCCCGCTGGATGGGAAGAGGAAAGAAAGACGAAGCGGATGATGCAGCAACTTCTGCAATGCGCGACGTATTTGATACAGTGCCGATGAAAGGGACAGTGGTCATCGGTGAAGGCGAAATGGATGAGGCGCCGATGCTTTATATCGGCGAAAAACTCGGCACCGGCTACGGCCCTCGCGTTGATGTTGCAGTCGATCCACTTGAAGGGACGAATATCGTGGCTTCAGGCGGTTGGAATGCGCTCGCTGTATTGGCTGTCGCAGACCACGGAAACCTTCTTCATGCACCTGATATGTACATGGATAAGATTGCGGTTGGCCCGGAAGCTGTCGGCCTGATCGATATCAATGCTTCGGTCATTGATAACCTGAAAGCTGTAGCAAAAGCAAAAAATAAAGGCATTGAAGACGTAGTGGCAACGGTATTGAATCGTGAGCGCCATGAACACATCATTTCCCAGCTCCGTGAAGCGGGTGCCCGCATCAAACTGATCAACGATGGGGATGTAGCAGGCGCCATCAATACGGCATTTGACCACACTGGAGTGGATATCCTGTTCGGTTCAGGTGGTGCACCTGAAGGGGTCATCGCAGCAGTGGCATTAAAGTGCCTTGGCGGAGAAATCCAAGGGAAGCTCGTACCGCAAAATGATGCTGAACTGCAGCGCTGCAAATCAATGGGGCTTGACGTGGATAAAGTACTCCGCATGGAAGATCTCGTTCGTGGAGACGATGCCATATTTGCCGCAACAGGCGTAACGGACGGCGAATTGCTTCGAGGTGTCCAATTCAAGGGATCTTATGGCTCCACGCATTCATTGGTCATGCGCGCGAAATCAGGCACGGTCCGCTTTATCGACGGGCGCCACAGCTTGAAGAAAAAGCCTAACCTTGTCATTAAACCTTAA
- the rho gene encoding transcription termination factor Rho, protein MEELTIMGLENLKLKELYELAKKYKISYYSKLTKKELIFAILKAKAEQEGFFFMEGVLEIIQSEGFGFLRPINYSPSSEDIYISASQIRRFDLRNGDKVSGKVRPPKENERYYGLLHVEAVNGEDPESAKERVHFPALTPLYPDRQILLETTPRNLSTRIMDLVTPVGFGQRGLIVAPPKAGKTMLLKEIANAISTNNPEAELIVLLIDERPEEVTDIERSVNAEVISSTFDEVPENHIKVAELVLERAMRLVEHKRDVVILMDSITRLARAYNLVIPPSGRTLSGGIDPAAFHRPKRFFGAARNIEEGGSLTILATALVDTGSRMDDVIYEEFKGTGNMELHLDRSLAEKRIFPAIDIRRSGTRKEELLMPKEKLDNLWAIRKAMSDAPDFAERFLRKLRQSKNNDEFFNNLSEEVKAKRS, encoded by the coding sequence ATGGAAGAACTAACGATCATGGGCCTTGAAAATTTAAAGCTTAAGGAGCTTTATGAGCTGGCCAAAAAATACAAAATCTCGTATTACAGCAAACTGACAAAAAAAGAATTGATATTTGCCATTTTAAAAGCCAAGGCAGAGCAGGAAGGCTTCTTTTTCATGGAAGGCGTCCTTGAAATCATCCAATCAGAAGGCTTCGGGTTCCTTCGTCCGATCAACTATTCCCCGAGCTCAGAGGATATTTACATTTCTGCATCACAAATCCGCCGTTTTGACTTGCGCAACGGGGATAAAGTTTCCGGAAAAGTCCGTCCTCCAAAGGAAAATGAGCGCTACTACGGCCTGCTGCATGTAGAAGCAGTCAATGGAGAAGATCCAGAGTCGGCAAAGGAGCGAGTGCATTTCCCTGCGCTTACCCCTTTGTATCCAGACCGTCAAATTTTGCTTGAAACGACACCAAGGAATTTATCAACAAGAATCATGGATCTAGTGACGCCGGTTGGTTTTGGACAGCGTGGATTGATTGTTGCGCCTCCAAAAGCCGGGAAGACCATGCTGTTGAAAGAAATCGCCAATGCGATCTCAACAAACAATCCGGAAGCAGAGCTGATTGTTCTATTGATCGATGAGCGTCCGGAAGAAGTAACGGATATCGAACGTTCAGTAAATGCTGAAGTAATCAGCTCCACGTTTGATGAAGTGCCTGAAAACCATATCAAAGTGGCAGAACTTGTCCTTGAGAGAGCGATGCGTCTTGTCGAGCATAAGCGCGACGTCGTTATCCTTATGGATAGTATTACAAGACTTGCCCGTGCCTATAACCTGGTTATCCCGCCAAGTGGAAGAACACTTTCCGGCGGTATCGATCCGGCTGCGTTCCACCGTCCAAAACGATTCTTCGGTGCGGCGAGAAACATTGAAGAAGGCGGCAGCTTGACCATTTTGGCAACTGCGCTTGTGGACACAGGATCCCGCATGGATGATGTCATCTATGAAGAATTCAAAGGAACAGGAAACATGGAGCTTCACTTGGATCGCTCCCTTGCAGAGAAGCGCATCTTCCCTGCCATCGACATCCGCCGCTCCGGTACGAGGAAAGAAGAACTCCTCATGCCAAAAGAAAAGCTGGACAACCTATGGGCCATCCGCAAAGCCATGTCCGATGCGCCTGACTTCGCAGAACGATTCCTTCGCAAGCTGAGGCAGTCCAAGAACAATGACGAGTTCTTCAACAACCTGAGCGAAGAAGTAAAAGCAAAAAGAAGCTGA
- the rpmE gene encoding 50S ribosomal protein L31, whose amino-acid sequence MKAGIHPEYKKIKVSCACGNEFETGSVADEVRVEVCSECHPFYTGRQKFADAGGRVDRFNKKYGLKK is encoded by the coding sequence ATGAAAGCAGGAATTCATCCAGAATACAAGAAAATCAAAGTTAGCTGTGCTTGTGGCAACGAATTTGAAACTGGTTCTGTAGCAGATGAAGTGCGCGTAGAGGTTTGCTCTGAGTGCCATCCATTCTACACAGGACGTCAGAAATTCGCTGACGCAGGTGGCCGTGTTGATCGCTTCAACAAAAAATATGGCCTTAAGAAATAA
- a CDS encoding thymidine kinase codes for MYLMKQTGWVEIICGSMFSGKSEELIRRVRRTQFAKQQIAVFKPKLDNRYSEEMVVSHNGTSVIAKPVQMAADIVELVSADVDVVAIDEVQFFDEEIVNVIQTLADRGHRVIAAGLDQDFRGEPFGPMPALMAIAESITKLQAVCAVCGSPASRTQRLIEGKPACYDDPIILVGASEAYEPRCRHHHEVPTGISKHVETALKNS; via the coding sequence GTGTACCTCATGAAGCAAACAGGATGGGTAGAAATCATCTGCGGAAGCATGTTTTCCGGAAAATCAGAAGAGCTGATTCGCCGCGTTCGCCGTACCCAATTCGCAAAGCAGCAGATTGCTGTATTCAAACCTAAATTAGACAATCGCTACAGCGAAGAAATGGTGGTTTCCCATAACGGTACATCCGTCATCGCCAAGCCCGTGCAAATGGCTGCCGACATCGTAGAATTGGTTTCTGCGGATGTAGATGTCGTGGCAATCGACGAGGTCCAGTTCTTTGATGAAGAGATCGTCAACGTGATTCAAACATTGGCTGACCGCGGGCACCGTGTCATCGCAGCCGGATTGGACCAGGACTTCCGAGGCGAACCGTTCGGCCCGATGCCTGCATTGATGGCCATCGCTGAATCCATAACAAAACTCCAGGCAGTCTGCGCTGTCTGTGGATCGCCAGCAAGCAGGACGCAGCGCTTAATCGAAGGCAAACCAGCCTGCTATGATGATCCGATCATCCTGGTTGGAGCATCGGAAGCATACGAACCGCGCTGTCGCCACCACCACGAAGTACCAACAGGCATCAGCAAGCACGTTGAAACAGCCTTAAAAAACAGCTAA
- the prfA gene encoding peptide chain release factor 1, whose protein sequence is MFDRLQAVEDRYDRLNELLSDPEIVNDPKKLREYSKEQSGIQETVQVYREYKEARAQFKDAKAMLEEKLDAEMREMVKEEISELEERIEEFEARLKILLIPKDPNDDKNVIFEIRGAAGGDEAALFAGNLYRMYSRFAEMQGWKTEIIDAAPTGLGGYKEIIFMVNGNGAFSKLKYENGAHRVQRVPETESGGRIHTSTATVACLPEAEEVEVEIHDKDVRVDTFASSGPGGQSVNTTMSAVRLTHIPTGTVVSCQDEKSQIKNKEKAMKVLRARVYDKFQREAQAEYDAQRKSAVGSGDRSERIRTYNYPQNRVTDHRIGLTIQKLDQILEGKLDEIIEALIMEDQSKKLESMQD, encoded by the coding sequence GTGTTTGATCGCTTGCAAGCAGTTGAAGATCGCTATGATAGACTGAATGAACTTCTTAGTGATCCTGAAATCGTGAATGATCCAAAGAAATTAAGAGAGTATTCAAAAGAGCAGTCCGGAATTCAAGAAACTGTTCAAGTTTACCGTGAATATAAAGAAGCGCGCGCACAATTCAAGGATGCTAAAGCAATGCTTGAAGAAAAGCTTGATGCTGAAATGCGCGAAATGGTCAAAGAAGAAATCAGTGAATTGGAAGAACGCATCGAAGAATTTGAGGCGCGTTTAAAAATCCTCCTTATCCCGAAAGATCCGAATGACGACAAAAACGTTATCTTTGAAATCCGCGGTGCAGCAGGGGGAGACGAGGCAGCCCTTTTTGCCGGAAACCTTTACCGCATGTACAGCCGATTCGCAGAAATGCAAGGCTGGAAAACGGAAATCATCGATGCCGCACCAACAGGCCTCGGCGGATACAAAGAAATCATTTTCATGGTCAACGGGAACGGAGCTTTTTCCAAGTTGAAATATGAGAATGGCGCCCACCGTGTGCAGCGCGTTCCGGAAACCGAATCAGGCGGACGCATCCATACGTCTACTGCTACCGTGGCATGCCTGCCGGAAGCGGAAGAAGTGGAAGTTGAAATCCATGATAAAGATGTCCGCGTCGACACATTCGCTTCAAGCGGACCAGGTGGACAGAGCGTAAATACAACCATGTCTGCCGTTCGTTTGACACATATCCCGACAGGAACGGTTGTATCTTGCCAAGATGAAAAATCACAGATCAAAAATAAAGAAAAAGCGATGAAGGTCCTTCGTGCCCGCGTCTATGATAAATTCCAGCGTGAAGCACAGGCGGAATACGATGCACAGCGTAAATCCGCGGTTGGATCCGGAGACCGCTCAGAACGCATCCGCACATACAACTACCCGCAAAACCGTGTGACGGACCACCGCATCGGATTGACCATCCAAAAGCTTGATCAAATCCTTGAAGGCAAATTGGATGAAATCATCGAAGCATTGATAATGGAAGACCAGTCCAAGAAGCTTGAAAGCATGCAGGACTAA
- the prmC gene encoding peptide chain release factor N(5)-glutamine methyltransferase produces MPLKVFEALKWASSYLKKKQRDENAGELLLRHLMKLDRSQLFANQQMEIPVETEAEFKAAVEAHISGTPVQHLMGYEEFYGRKFHVNEHVLIPRPETEELVYETLKRVKRYFTATAGLKLVDIGTGSSAIASTMKLEMPELDVSASDISEDALKMARENAARLGAEVVFYQGDLLQPFIEAGSTFDIVLSNPPYIPNHEKEELSDVVRDHEPHTALFGGEDGLDLYRRFAEELPAVVGDRAIIGFEFGAGQGESVKEIMKKAFPMAEVEVVFDINGKDRMVFCEL; encoded by the coding sequence ATGCCATTGAAAGTATTCGAAGCCCTCAAATGGGCTTCTTCTTATTTAAAGAAGAAGCAGCGGGATGAAAATGCGGGTGAACTCCTGCTGCGCCATTTGATGAAATTGGACAGGTCGCAGCTTTTTGCCAATCAGCAGATGGAGATTCCGGTTGAAACAGAAGCAGAATTTAAGGCGGCCGTTGAGGCGCATATCTCCGGAACGCCGGTCCAGCATCTCATGGGGTATGAGGAATTCTACGGCAGAAAATTTCATGTCAATGAACATGTATTGATTCCACGGCCCGAAACAGAAGAGCTGGTCTATGAAACGCTCAAAAGAGTGAAGAGGTATTTTACCGCTACTGCAGGTCTGAAGCTAGTGGATATTGGGACAGGTTCAAGTGCAATTGCCTCGACGATGAAATTGGAGATGCCGGAACTGGATGTGTCAGCATCGGATATTTCAGAGGATGCCTTGAAGATGGCGAGGGAGAATGCAGCTCGTCTTGGGGCAGAGGTGGTATTTTATCAAGGGGATTTGCTTCAGCCTTTTATTGAGGCTGGGAGTACATTTGATATCGTGCTTTCCAATCCTCCATACATTCCGAATCATGAAAAAGAGGAGCTCTCGGATGTGGTTAGGGATCATGAACCGCATACCGCTTTGTTCGGCGGCGAAGACGGACTCGATCTGTATCGTCGTTTTGCCGAAGAATTGCCAGCGGTGGTCGGTGATCGTGCCATCATTGGCTTTGAATTTGGAGCAGGCCAGGGCGAATCCGTGAAAGAAATCATGAAAAAAGCATTCCCGATGGCCGAAGTTGAAGTGGTATTTGATATTAATGGAAAAGACCGGATGGTTTTTTGTGAATTATAG
- the spoIIR gene encoding stage II sporulation protein R: MKRKSYAWIYLIVLSLGTILSLYIPKQETAAQDAMVIPDSAIRLRILANSDKSEDQAVKRKIRDAVNAEITKWVEDLTSIEEARKVIKSHLPEIEEIAKQEMKNQHMDQSIHVKFGKVNFPTKLYGQYLYPAGEYEAILITLGKGEGANWWCVLYPPLCFLDFSNGVAVSEGFEDKSAKAQAAEKKGDVQEKDAVQENNTVQNKVLPDTSHAEKIETASSAEKEETPVYAGDEQQEVKVKFFVVELFEKLF, from the coding sequence ATGAAACGTAAATCATATGCTTGGATCTATTTAATCGTATTATCATTGGGGACAATCCTCAGTTTGTATATACCAAAACAAGAAACGGCCGCGCAGGATGCGATGGTGATTCCGGATTCAGCGATCAGGCTGCGAATCCTTGCAAACAGCGACAAGTCGGAAGATCAGGCGGTCAAGCGCAAAATCAGGGATGCCGTGAATGCAGAAATCACTAAGTGGGTGGAAGACCTTACTTCCATAGAAGAAGCAAGAAAAGTCATCAAGTCACATCTTCCAGAAATCGAAGAAATCGCTAAGCAGGAAATGAAGAATCAGCACATGGATCAAAGCATCCACGTCAAATTTGGCAAAGTGAACTTCCCAACAAAATTGTATGGACAGTATTTATATCCTGCGGGCGAGTACGAAGCCATTTTAATCACACTCGGCAAAGGAGAAGGAGCCAACTGGTGGTGCGTACTATACCCTCCATTATGCTTCCTTGATTTCTCAAATGGCGTAGCCGTCAGCGAAGGATTTGAAGATAAATCGGCAAAAGCTCAAGCGGCAGAAAAAAAGGGAGACGTTCAAGAAAAGGATGCGGTACAAGAAAATAATACAGTTCAAAACAAAGTGCTGCCGGACACAAGCCACGCTGAAAAAATTGAAACAGCTTCTTCAGCTGAAAAGGAAGAAACGCCGGTTTATGCAGGAGATGAACAGCAAGAAGTAAAAGTGAAATTTTTCGTAGTGGAACTTTTCGAAAAGCTATTCTAA
- a CDS encoding GNAT family N-acetyltransferase, whose product MKVIRQAESLDLDKLVSFLTAAGLSTEGVKESIDYFLLIENEQGKIFGTMGIEPFETSGLLRSLVVVKEMGEEGLLTLFQQMFKLAKERGLSTLYLATNKPSSLSFLAWMGFSQVDKQDLPPEIGQSAHGSELLTNVQSTFMKLSL is encoded by the coding sequence ATGAAAGTCATTCGGCAGGCGGAAAGTTTGGATTTAGATAAGCTGGTAAGCTTTTTGACAGCGGCAGGCTTGAGCACAGAAGGAGTAAAAGAGTCGATTGATTACTTCTTGCTCATCGAGAATGAGCAGGGGAAGATTTTTGGGACAATGGGAATCGAGCCTTTTGAAACAAGCGGGCTGCTCCGCTCCCTGGTCGTAGTCAAGGAAATGGGCGAGGAAGGGTTATTAACACTTTTTCAACAGATGTTTAAACTTGCGAAGGAAAGAGGGTTATCCACATTATATTTGGCAACCAATAAACCTTCTTCCTTATCGTTTCTGGCCTGGATGGGATTTTCACAGGTGGATAAACAGGATCTTCCTCCTGAAATTGGCCAATCAGCCCACGGCTCCGAGTTATTAACAAATGTCCAAAGCACTTTTATGAAATTATCCTTATAA
- a CDS encoding L-threonylcarbamoyladenylate synthase: MKTIKWIVDKHVNEQKDYPHISQAAEFLNNNEVVAFPTETVYGLGANARSTEAVAKIFEAKGRPSDNPLIVHIGDRAQLPALVKQINEKAEKLIEAFWPGPLTIIFEKQDGVFSDKVTAGLDTVGIRLPDHPVAMALIKEADLPIAAPSANRSGRPSPTTAKHVLDDLEGKIAGIVDGGATGVGVESTVIDCTAETPVILRPGGVSKEEIESIIGPVEIDAVLLSGEGAPKSPGMKYTHYAPDAPLYLMEGSPEKIQTLVDDKQKEGLKVGVLATEESKGIYSANVVIPCGSRKDLPTVAQSLYDVLRAFNEADLDMIVSEVFPRDGIGTAIMNRLEKAAGHRWL; encoded by the coding sequence ATGAAAACTATCAAGTGGATTGTGGATAAACATGTGAATGAACAAAAGGATTATCCACATATCTCACAGGCAGCTGAATTTTTGAATAATAATGAAGTCGTTGCTTTCCCGACAGAAACGGTTTACGGTTTGGGGGCAAACGCCCGATCTACGGAGGCGGTAGCCAAAATATTTGAAGCGAAGGGCCGCCCAAGCGACAACCCATTAATTGTCCATATCGGAGACCGTGCCCAGCTGCCGGCTCTTGTAAAGCAGATCAATGAGAAAGCGGAGAAGCTCATAGAAGCATTCTGGCCGGGGCCATTGACCATCATTTTTGAAAAACAAGATGGGGTCTTTTCGGATAAGGTGACGGCAGGGCTCGATACAGTCGGCATTCGTCTTCCCGATCACCCCGTTGCCATGGCGTTAATAAAAGAGGCGGATCTGCCGATAGCTGCGCCTAGTGCAAACCGTTCAGGGAGGCCGAGTCCAACGACTGCCAAACATGTCCTGGATGACCTTGAAGGAAAAATAGCAGGAATCGTTGATGGCGGGGCAACAGGTGTCGGGGTAGAGTCGACGGTCATCGACTGTACGGCAGAAACTCCGGTCATCCTCCGTCCGGGCGGGGTTTCAAAAGAGGAGATTGAATCGATCATCGGACCCGTTGAAATCGATGCAGTTCTCCTGAGTGGAGAAGGAGCACCAAAATCACCGGGGATGAAATATACGCACTACGCACCGGATGCCCCCCTTTACTTAATGGAGGGAAGTCCGGAAAAAATTCAAACCTTGGTTGATGACAAACAAAAAGAGGGTTTAAAAGTAGGGGTTCTCGCAACAGAAGAGTCTAAAGGAATCTATTCCGCAAATGTGGTAATTCCATGCGGCTCCCGGAAGGATCTCCCTACGGTCGCACAATCGCTCTACGATGTCCTGCGAGCTTTCAATGAAGCCGATCTGGATATGATTGTGTCCGAAGTTTTTCCGCGGGACGGGATCGGGACGGCAATCATGAACCGCCTCGAAAAAGCAGCTGGACACCGCTGGCTCTAA
- a CDS encoding manganese efflux pump MntP family protein yields the protein MTSIIGELITLMLMAFALGMDAFSIGLGMGMYELRLKQIFYIGLTVGIFHVWMPLFGMIAGRFLSDQFGTFAGYVGGALLILLGLQMFISSFKKDEKPLMAPVGFGLVIFAVSVSLDSFSVGLTLGIYRAKTAATLICFGMAAAVLTWCGLLIGRKVQGLLGSYSEALGGSILFAFGIKLLLPM from the coding sequence GTGACATCAATAATAGGCGAATTAATAACACTAATGCTAATGGCGTTTGCGCTTGGAATGGATGCATTCTCGATTGGGCTGGGAATGGGCATGTATGAGCTTCGCCTAAAGCAGATATTTTACATAGGTTTGACGGTAGGGATCTTCCATGTCTGGATGCCCCTCTTTGGGATGATTGCCGGCAGGTTTCTGTCGGATCAATTCGGCACATTTGCTGGATATGTTGGAGGGGCATTGCTGATTCTTCTCGGGCTGCAAATGTTTATCTCGAGCTTCAAAAAAGACGAAAAGCCATTGATGGCGCCAGTCGGATTCGGGTTAGTGATATTTGCTGTCAGTGTCAGCCTCGACAGCTTTTCTGTAGGTCTGACTCTAGGAATCTATCGTGCCAAAACCGCCGCAACACTGATATGCTTTGGAATGGCTGCAGCCGTCCTTACCTGGTGCGGCTTATTGATCGGCCGAAAAGTACAGGGCCTTCTTGGCTCCTATAGTGAAGCATTGGGTGGAAGCATTCTCTTTGCGTTTGGAATCAAGCTTTTGCTGCCAATGTAA
- a CDS encoding low molecular weight protein arginine phosphatase codes for MTVKNVLFICTGNTCRSPMAEAILKSKNQEGVTVRSAGVFAFDGSPASENTTIILNEKNIKHNHSSKQLTEEDVKSATHIFTMTENHKATIMNLYPFAADKVFTLYEFADGNKMDVIDPYGGSVEIYRETFHELDKLIEKLLDKLDKGQ; via the coding sequence ATGACAGTGAAAAATGTCCTATTTATTTGCACAGGAAACACATGTCGGAGCCCCATGGCAGAGGCAATCTTAAAGAGTAAAAACCAGGAGGGCGTCACTGTTCGTTCTGCAGGAGTCTTTGCATTTGACGGCTCGCCAGCATCTGAGAATACAACCATCATCCTGAACGAAAAAAATATTAAGCATAACCATTCTTCCAAACAGCTGACTGAGGAAGATGTAAAATCTGCCACTCACATTTTTACGATGACCGAGAACCATAAAGCGACTATCATGAATCTTTATCCATTTGCGGCTGATAAAGTGTTTACCTTATATGAGTTTGCAGATGGAAATAAGATGGATGTAATCGATCCATATGGAGGCAGCGTTGAAATTTACCGGGAAACTTTTCATGAATTAGATAAACTTATTGAGAAATTGCTCGATAAATTAGATAAAGGGCAATAA